The proteins below come from a single Aegilops tauschii subsp. strangulata cultivar AL8/78 chromosome 6, Aet v6.0, whole genome shotgun sequence genomic window:
- the LOC109745209 gene encoding histone H2A.1, translating into MAGRKGGDRKKSVTRSVKAGLQFPVGRIGRYLKKGRYAQRVGSGAPVYLAAVLEYLAAEVLELAGNAAKDNKKTRIIPRHLLLAVRNDQELGRLLAGVTIAHGGVIPNINSVLLPKKSPAAAEKEAKSPKKKTTTKSPKKKVATKE; encoded by the exons ATGGCCGGAAGGAAGGGCGGCGACAGGAAGAAGTCGGTGACCAGGTCCGTCAAGGCTGGGCTCCAGTTCCCCGTCGGCCGCATCGGGCGCTACCTCAAGAAGGGCCGCTACGCGCAGCGCGTCGGCTCTGGCGCCCCCGTCTACCTCGCCGCCGTCCTCGAGTACCTCGCCGCCGAG GTGTTGGAGCTGGCCGGCAACGCTGCCAAGGACAACAAGAAGACCCGCATCATCCCGCGCCACCTGCTGCTCGCCGTCCGCAACGACCAGGAGCTCGGCAGGCTGCTCGCCGGCGTCACCATCGCCCACGGCGGCGTGATCCCCAACATCAACTCCGTGCTTCTCCCCAAGAagtcccccgccgccgccgagaaggaggccaagtCGCCCAAGAAGAAGACCACCACCAAGTCCCCCAAGAAGAAGGTCGCCACCAAGGAGTAG